The following are encoded together in the Humulus lupulus chromosome 5, drHumLupu1.1, whole genome shotgun sequence genome:
- the LOC133834562 gene encoding uncharacterized protein LOC133834562: MAGSSLGSKSLKEYLKKYESNNEDENKKKKKKKKQQKAKPDASGVLVVDEDPVWQKPVQLEEDQNDSAEEEKPQIDEDIEVRRMRRLEHLRAIRASNPISEDGSGWVTLSPKHANLNSDLSPPRKHTARNDTPSPELKPSEVDNDFSPPRQRRTCHHTPSPEPDNQNSDLSPPRNGRARNDTPSPERDRKPVKEIVDLSPPRQWRRRHHTQSPEPDKGHVALDLSPPRKSRNDDLSPPRKNTRQVSALDMKEERKTGLITGRDMRDEIARTKKQDLMRFQDMDPSISGRGAEPIYRDKIKGVRITKEEFLKSKQKVEEKPKEIKLEWGKGLAQKREAEAKLQELELEKDKPFARTRDDPEIDKLMKERIRWGDPMAHLVKKKQFEPALSNFGDSEKMKESGFIIPQDIPNHSWLKRGLDAAPNRYGIRPGRHWDGVDRSTGYEKELFKRKNEKQATEREAYLWSVADM; encoded by the exons ATGGCGGGTTCAAGTTTAGGGTCGAAGTCTCTTAAGGAGTATCTAAAAAAATATGAGAGCAATAATGAAGatgaaaataaaaagaagaagaagaaaaagaaacagcAGAAAGCTAAGCCGGATGCCTCAGGCGTTTTAGTTGTTGATGAAGATCCGGTTTGGCAAAAACCAGTACAGCTTGAAGAAGATCAAAATGATTCTGCTG AGGAAGAGAAGCCCCAAATTGATGAAGATATTGAGGTTAGAAGAATGAGGAGGCTTGAGCATTTAAGAGCCATTCGTGCTTCTAATCCGATATCGGAGGATGGAAGTGGTTGGGTTACTCTCTCTCCAAAACATGCGAATTTGAATTCTGATTTGTCTCCACCTCGTAAGCATACAGCTAGAAATGACACGCCTTCGCCTGAACTGAAGCCTTCCGAAGTAGATAATGACTTTTCACCACCGCGGCAACGGCGAACATGCCACCATACCCCGTCACCAGAACCCGATAACCAAAACTCTGACTTGTCTCCACCTCGTAATGGTAGAGCAAGAAATGACACACCTTCCCCTGAACGTGATAGAAAGCCTGTCAAGGAAATTGTGGATTTGTCACCCCCTCGGCAGTGGAGAAGGCGCCATCACACACAGTCACCTGAACCTGACAAGGGTCACGTGGCTTTAGACCTTTCACCCCCAAGGAAAAGTAGGAATGATG ATCTTTCTCCACCAAGAAAAAATACGCGGCAAGTGTCTGCTCTAGATATGAAAGAGGAACGGAAAACTGGTTTAATTACTGGTCGAGACATGAGAGATGAAATTGCTAGAACTAAGAAGCAGGATCTTATGAG GTTTCAAGACATGGACCCTTCTATAAGTGGTCGAGGTGCTGAGCCTATATATCGTGATAAGATAAAAG GGGTACGTATAACGAAAGAGGAATTCTTGAAATCAAAACAAAAAGTAGAAGAAAAACCAAAG GAGATAAAGTTGGAATGGGGCAAGGGGTTGGCTCAAAAGCGGGAGGCTGAGGCTAAGCTTCAAGAATTAGAACTTGAGAAGGATAAACCATTTGCACGGACCAG AGACGATCCAGAAATTGACAAATTGATGAAAGAAAGAATAAGATGGGGTGATCCAATGGCACATTTGGTGAAG AAAAAGCAATTTGAACCTGCTCTCTCCAACTTTGGGGATAGTGAAAAGATGAAAGAATCAGGATTTATTATCCCTCAGGATATCCCTAATCATAGCTGGTTGAAAAGAGGATTAGATGCTGCGCCAAATAGATATGGTATAAGACCAGGAAGACATTGGGATGGTGTGGATCGTAGTACCG GATATGAGAAAGAACTATTTAAAAGGAAGAATGAGAAACAAGCTACTGAAAGGGAAGCTTATCTTTGGTCCGTAGCTGATATGTGA